In a single window of the Pseudogemmatithrix spongiicola genome:
- a CDS encoding heavy-metal-associated domain-containing protein, whose translation MTTKTLEIGGMTCGHCLRMVKQAMDGLAGVTLDDLRIGKATVTFDETQVSVDAIAEAVRDAGYDVRSTQ comes from the coding sequence ATGACGACGAAGACGCTGGAGATCGGTGGGATGACCTGCGGGCATTGCCTGCGGATGGTGAAGCAGGCGATGGACGGGCTGGCGGGCGTGACGCTCGACGACCTGCGCATCGGCAAGGCGACGGTGACGTTCGATGAGACGCAGGTCTCGGTCGACGCGATCGCCGAGGCGGTGCGTGACGCTGGGTACGACGTCCGCTCGACGCAGTAG
- a CDS encoding PDZ domain-containing protein, translated as MRAIGLRATAVLALVATPAFAQQTSVSATSPAMARTRAADANAEEMLRLVNELRAREARLLRELAATPESEAGTRRNIEQQLARTAREAFAVMSVIESRCLEQRIAPPRGHLGVTIDNDLDMRDGRVARSVANIASVEPGSPAATAGLQAGDRLISIAGRDFSNGMPRLGDLLEPGRRIVVRIQRDGLEREVPVVVGQGTPRMDPACPEYERVMQPLRMGTIARVWVRDTSDGQGNRVVTVLPTPRTALVRSPNPPPPPPAAPNAPTATAAPTPPVPPAAPATPGVYVFGYTRGATSEFAYYNGAQLRQLDDDWRNVLGLRSGTEGVLVNEVAPGSAAAAAGLKSGDVILSVDGNTATSPLVVVRMLSLDDRDETRLRVIRARDTRTVVFKRGDAPRE; from the coding sequence ATGCGCGCGATCGGTCTTCGGGCGACGGCGGTGCTGGCGCTGGTCGCGACGCCGGCGTTCGCGCAGCAAACGTCGGTGAGCGCCACGTCGCCGGCGATGGCGCGGACGCGTGCGGCTGACGCCAACGCGGAGGAGATGCTGCGGCTCGTGAACGAGCTGCGGGCCCGAGAGGCGCGGCTACTGCGCGAGCTGGCCGCCACGCCGGAATCGGAGGCGGGCACGCGGCGTAACATCGAGCAGCAGTTGGCGCGTACCGCGCGCGAGGCGTTCGCCGTGATGAGCGTGATCGAGTCGCGCTGCCTGGAGCAGCGCATCGCGCCGCCACGTGGGCATCTGGGCGTGACGATCGACAACGACTTGGACATGCGGGATGGGCGCGTGGCGCGCTCGGTGGCGAACATCGCGAGCGTCGAGCCCGGCTCGCCGGCGGCGACGGCGGGCCTGCAGGCCGGGGACCGGTTGATCAGCATCGCCGGCCGCGATTTCTCCAACGGCATGCCGCGGCTCGGTGATCTGCTGGAGCCGGGGCGCCGTATCGTCGTGCGCATCCAGCGCGATGGATTGGAGCGCGAGGTGCCCGTGGTGGTGGGGCAGGGGACGCCGCGGATGGATCCGGCGTGCCCGGAGTATGAGCGCGTGATGCAGCCGCTGCGCATGGGGACGATCGCCCGCGTGTGGGTGCGCGATACCTCCGACGGCCAGGGCAACCGCGTGGTGACGGTGCTGCCGACGCCGCGCACGGCGCTCGTGCGCTCGCCGAACCCGCCGCCGCCGCCGCCCGCCGCGCCGAACGCGCCGACGGCGACCGCGGCGCCCACGCCGCCCGTGCCGCCGGCCGCTCCGGCCACGCCGGGGGTGTATGTGTTCGGCTACACGCGCGGCGCGACGAGCGAGTTCGCCTACTACAATGGCGCGCAGCTGCGGCAGCTCGACGATGACTGGCGCAACGTGCTCGGGCTCCGCAGCGGCACCGAGGGGGTGCTCGTGAACGAAGTGGCCCCCGGGTCAGCCGCTGCCGCGGCGGGGCTCAAGAGCGGTGACGTCATCCTCTCCGTCGACGGGAATACCGCGACGTCCCCGCTGGTGGTGGTGCGCATGCTGTCGCTGGACGATCGCGACGAGACGCGGCTGCGGGTGATCCGTGCGCGCGACACGCGCACGGTGGTCTTCAAGCGTGGAGACGCGCCGCGGGAATAG
- a CDS encoding matrixin family metalloprotease, whose protein sequence is MRPIIAVLALVACSGSDTAPRARHIVVEEDAPAALSASGELEASGSPAPERDPVAIAAALDLRAPDTYLPELLEMRDGWSYRWRDRSLEPMRVWIEPSSLGGYTPDFAREVEAAFEAWARIGLPFVFTFVRDSARAEVHVTWVERFEGRMTGRTMWRHDEHGWITAGSIQLSLQLPDGRPVVREGVRAVALHEVGHLIGLDHPEDATSVMSAQVFVTDMSEADRRTARLVYDLPPGRIRP, encoded by the coding sequence ATGAGGCCCATCATCGCCGTCCTCGCGCTCGTCGCCTGCAGCGGCTCCGATACCGCGCCGCGCGCGCGGCACATCGTCGTCGAGGAGGACGCGCCCGCCGCGCTCAGCGCATCGGGCGAACTCGAAGCTTCCGGCTCCCCCGCCCCCGAGCGCGATCCCGTCGCGATCGCCGCGGCGCTCGACCTGCGTGCGCCGGATACCTACCTGCCCGAGCTGCTCGAGATGCGCGACGGCTGGAGCTATCGCTGGCGTGACCGCTCGCTCGAACCGATGCGCGTGTGGATCGAACCCTCGAGCCTCGGGGGCTACACGCCGGACTTCGCGCGTGAAGTCGAGGCCGCGTTCGAAGCTTGGGCGCGCATCGGCCTGCCCTTCGTGTTCACGTTCGTCCGCGACTCCGCGCGCGCGGAGGTGCACGTCACGTGGGTGGAGCGCTTCGAGGGCCGCATGACCGGCCGTACGATGTGGCGGCACGACGAGCATGGTTGGATCACCGCCGGCTCCATCCAGCTCTCGCTGCAGTTGCCCGACGGCCGCCCCGTCGTGCGCGAAGGCGTCCGCGCCGTCGCGCTGCACGAAGTGGGGCATCTCATCGGCCTCGACCATCCCGAGGACGCCACGAGCGTGATGTCGGCGCAGGTATTCGTCACGGACATGAGCGAGGCGGACCGCCGCACGGCCCGCCTCGTCTACGACCTGCCGCCCGGGCGCATCCGGCCCTGA
- a CDS encoding heavy metal translocating P-type ATPase → MANHTIARIPVTGMTCAACQARVQKTLEKQPGVTEASVNLMMGTATVTYDPAAVQPAALVSAIEQTGYGAELPKPERSAFEEQEARDKATAEEFQELKWKAIASGVVGALAMAVMPWMHQMMWITWPLLVVTALVMATAGRHFYVRAWKAFTHHSADMNTLVALGTGAAFLYSVIATVAPGFFLSRGVSADVYYEAVILIIAFILTGNAFEARAKRNTATALRALVQLQPKTARVLRNLVEQDIPIEDVVAGDLVVVRPGERIPVDGVVHKGESAVDESMLTGESLPVAKKPGDTVIGGTINRTGAFRLKATTLGEASVLAQIVKLMRDAQGSRAPIQALADRISSVFVPIVISIAIATFATWAIVASDASFVKGFAAAVTVLIIACPCAMGLAVPTAVMVATGKGAELGVLIKGGEALQRAGDVRTIVLDKTGTVTEGKPTVTDLIAVTSGDEQPLLGQVAALEAMSEHPLADAIVRAAKERGAVMGTAEGFASVTGKGVTGVVDGAALAVGNAALMADYAIDVTPLEADAARLADAGRTPMFVARDGALAGLLAVADPIKDTSRTAIQRMHALGLEVVMLTGDTERTAKAIAKEAGIERVVASVLPEGKVAEVKRLQAEGKVVAMVGDGINDAPALAQADVGMAIGTGTDIAAEAADVVLMRGDLRAAAHAVELSRRTMATMKQNLFWAFIYNVIGIPVAAGVLFPAFGLLLTPVMASAAMAFSSVSVVTNSLRLRSARIA, encoded by the coding sequence ATGGCTAACCACACGATTGCCCGCATCCCCGTGACGGGGATGACCTGCGCGGCCTGCCAGGCCCGCGTACAGAAGACGCTCGAGAAGCAACCGGGCGTGACCGAAGCGTCGGTGAACCTGATGATGGGCACCGCGACGGTCACCTACGACCCAGCCGCGGTGCAGCCGGCGGCGTTGGTGTCGGCCATCGAGCAGACCGGCTACGGCGCCGAGCTGCCGAAGCCGGAGCGCAGCGCGTTCGAGGAGCAGGAGGCGCGCGACAAGGCGACCGCCGAGGAGTTCCAGGAACTCAAGTGGAAGGCGATTGCCAGCGGCGTCGTCGGTGCGCTTGCGATGGCGGTGATGCCATGGATGCACCAGATGATGTGGATCACCTGGCCGCTGCTCGTGGTGACGGCCCTCGTGATGGCCACGGCGGGGCGCCACTTCTACGTGCGGGCGTGGAAGGCCTTTACGCACCACTCGGCGGACATGAACACGCTGGTGGCGCTGGGCACGGGCGCGGCTTTCCTGTACTCCGTGATCGCCACGGTCGCGCCGGGGTTTTTCCTCTCGCGCGGCGTGAGCGCCGACGTCTACTACGAGGCGGTGATCCTCATCATCGCGTTCATCCTCACGGGAAACGCCTTCGAGGCGCGCGCCAAGCGCAACACGGCTACGGCGCTGCGTGCACTGGTCCAGCTGCAGCCGAAGACGGCGCGCGTGCTGCGCAACCTGGTGGAGCAGGACATCCCCATCGAGGACGTCGTGGCAGGCGACCTCGTGGTCGTGCGGCCGGGCGAGCGCATCCCGGTGGATGGTGTCGTGCACAAGGGTGAAAGCGCGGTGGATGAGTCCATGCTCACCGGCGAATCGCTGCCCGTGGCGAAGAAGCCGGGCGACACGGTGATCGGCGGGACGATCAACCGCACGGGCGCGTTCCGCCTCAAGGCGACGACGCTGGGCGAGGCGTCGGTGCTCGCGCAGATCGTGAAGCTGATGCGCGACGCGCAGGGCTCGCGGGCGCCGATCCAGGCGTTGGCGGACCGGATCTCGTCCGTGTTCGTGCCGATCGTCATCTCGATCGCCATCGCGACCTTCGCCACGTGGGCGATCGTCGCGAGCGACGCGTCGTTCGTGAAGGGCTTCGCCGCGGCGGTCACGGTACTGATCATCGCCTGCCCCTGCGCGATGGGGCTCGCCGTGCCGACGGCCGTGATGGTCGCGACGGGCAAGGGCGCCGAGCTTGGCGTGCTCATCAAGGGCGGCGAGGCGCTGCAGCGCGCCGGCGACGTGCGGACGATCGTGCTCGACAAGACGGGCACGGTGACCGAGGGCAAGCCCACGGTCACGGACTTGATCGCCGTGACCTCCGGCGACGAGCAGCCGTTGCTCGGGCAAGTCGCTGCGCTCGAGGCGATGTCGGAGCATCCGCTGGCCGATGCCATCGTGCGCGCGGCCAAGGAGCGTGGCGCGGTCATGGGAACCGCCGAGGGCTTTGCCTCCGTCACGGGCAAAGGCGTGACGGGCGTCGTCGATGGTGCGGCGTTGGCCGTTGGCAACGCCGCGCTGATGGCTGACTATGCCATCGATGTGACGCCGCTCGAGGCCGATGCGGCGCGGCTAGCGGACGCTGGGCGCACGCCGATGTTCGTCGCGCGCGATGGCGCACTCGCCGGCCTGCTGGCCGTGGCCGATCCCATCAAGGACACGTCGCGCACGGCGATCCAGCGCATGCATGCGTTGGGCCTCGAGGTCGTGATGCTCACGGGCGACACCGAGCGCACGGCCAAGGCCATCGCCAAGGAAGCGGGCATCGAGCGCGTGGTCGCCAGCGTCCTGCCCGAGGGTAAGGTGGCTGAGGTGAAGCGGCTGCAGGCCGAGGGCAAGGTCGTCGCCATGGTCGGCGACGGCATCAACGACGCACCGGCGCTGGCGCAGGCCGATGTCGGCATGGCGATCGGCACGGGCACGGACATCGCGGCCGAGGCGGCCGACGTGGTGTTGATGCGCGGCGACCTCCGGGCCGCTGCGCACGCGGTGGAGCTGTCGCGCCGCACGATGGCGACCATGAAGCAAAACCTGTTCTGGGCGTTCATCTACAACGTGATCGGCATCCCCGTGGCGGCGGGAGTACTTTTCCCGGCCTTCGGATTGCTGCTGACACCCGTGAT
- a CDS encoding cupredoxin domain-containing protein, with product MSATDWTVILAAVLAIAAVNWWFFVAGQSPAAAVVAESGGPAEVVITVDGGYSPAVVQVRKGERVRLVFDRKDTSSCSEEVVIPAFDVRQFLPSGERTVIEIQPTEAGRFPFTCGMSMLRGSIIVDG from the coding sequence ATGTCAGCGACGGACTGGACGGTCATACTCGCGGCGGTGTTGGCGATCGCCGCGGTGAACTGGTGGTTCTTCGTCGCGGGGCAGTCGCCCGCGGCGGCGGTGGTCGCGGAGTCGGGCGGCCCTGCGGAGGTCGTGATCACCGTCGACGGCGGCTACAGCCCGGCGGTGGTGCAGGTCCGCAAGGGCGAACGCGTGCGCCTCGTGTTCGACCGCAAGGACACGTCGTCCTGCTCGGAGGAGGTCGTGATCCCGGCGTTCGACGTGCGGCAGTTCCTGCCGTCGGGCGAGCGCACGGTCATCGAGATCCAGCCGACGGAGGCTGGTCGCTTCCCCTTCACCTGCGGCATGTCGATGCTGCGCGGGAGCATCATCGTCGATGGCTAA
- a CDS encoding alpha/beta fold hydrolase encodes MPPSAAEPPSAKDRLAEWRRSRPRTPALQRRTVRARGLDFAVRMSPPVAGEVPLVAVNGGMIYGHELLWPTFAPFAEYRQVILYDQRGRGASAAPPGARAARVEHDALDLQALREALEIPQWDIAAHSWGGGIALLGAAHDIAGVRRVVTFDAVGPTSRWLDGLHARALAFLLSRDRRTEYEALAVLDPTALHRDDPEAHAHYSRALYPAWFFDESAMLAPPPLSISATGAAVAARLRREGYDWRDTLARIQAPVLLIHGEQDCVPVEEAEALAKVITRAHVLRVPQCGHMPFFEWPAMVFEAALRFLRA; translated from the coding sequence GTGCCTCCAAGCGCCGCCGAGCCCCCCTCCGCCAAAGACCGCCTCGCCGAGTGGCGCCGCTCGCGCCCGCGGACCCCGGCGCTCCAACGCCGCACCGTCCGTGCGCGCGGCCTCGACTTCGCCGTGCGCATGTCGCCGCCCGTCGCCGGCGAGGTCCCGCTCGTCGCCGTCAACGGCGGCATGATCTACGGCCACGAGCTGCTGTGGCCGACCTTCGCGCCCTTCGCCGAGTACCGACAGGTCATCCTCTACGACCAGCGCGGCCGCGGCGCGTCGGCCGCGCCGCCGGGCGCGCGGGCGGCGCGCGTCGAGCACGATGCGCTCGACCTCCAGGCGCTGCGCGAAGCGCTGGAGATCCCGCAGTGGGACATCGCCGCACATTCCTGGGGCGGCGGCATCGCCCTGCTCGGCGCCGCGCACGACATCGCCGGCGTCCGCCGCGTCGTCACGTTCGATGCCGTCGGACCCACCTCGCGCTGGCTCGACGGCCTGCATGCCCGCGCGCTGGCCTTCCTGCTCTCGCGCGACCGCCGCACGGAGTACGAAGCGCTCGCCGTGCTCGATCCGACCGCGCTGCATCGTGACGACCCGGAGGCCCACGCGCACTACAGCCGCGCGCTATACCCGGCGTGGTTCTTCGACGAGTCGGCGATGCTCGCACCGCCCCCGCTATCCATCAGTGCCACCGGTGCCGCCGTCGCCGCGCGGTTGCGCCGCGAAGGCTACGACTGGCGCGACACGCTCGCGCGCATCCAGGCGCCCGTCCTGCTCATCCACGGCGAGCAGGATTGCGTCCCCGTCGAGGAAGCCGAGGCGCTCGCGAAGGTCATCACGCGCGCCCACGTGTTGCGCGTGCCGCAGTGCGGCCACATGCCGTTCTTCGAATGGCCGGCGATGGTCTTCGAAGCCGCGCTGCGGTTCTTGCGCGCATGA